One Flavobacteriales bacterium genomic window, ACGGCAATGATGTTCCGATTATTTTTCCTGCATCAATCCGGTAACTGATGGAACCAAAACGAGCGATTCGGTGACGTTTTTCAATGCGGAAATCGAATTTTTGATAGGCAATTTCACCTCCGGCTAATTGATCACTTCCAAAAGATGCTTTAAGCCAAACTACCGGAAAATTGGAACCTTTGGAGATGAGCCGGCCATTGCTGGATATGAATTTTTCTCCAAATTGAAACCTTACCGCAATTCCTGCTTCAGCGAGGTTGTAAGCTTCACGATAAATCGAATATTGATCGTATATGCTTCTTATACCGTATTCAGAATAGCTTTTTCGCGATTGGATGTTCGCAAAAGTATAGGATTTAAAAAATTTAAAAATCCGTGCACCAAAAATCAGTTCTGTTTTTTGCACGCTATCCATTCTGTTTCTGAACAGGTCACTGAGGTCTTCATTGGTAAGACTATTTTTTTTACCGAAATATTCAACACCTCCGGTTTCTGCCAGATCCTGTTGCCAGCTTAATTTTAGTTCAATGTCCCGCTCAGGAAGCATGAGTTTTAAATCAGCACCATATTTTGCTGACTTATCTTTAAATCCATAAGCGCCGTAAGCTCCAATAGAAAAATACCTGCTCAATCGTGAATTGGTATGCACGCCTAATCCTGCACGAAATCCTTCGTAATCGTTAAACTGAATAATTTTATCCAAATCCAGACTGATTTTCCCAATGGGCCATTGCCCCTCCAGTAAATACATCAGTGTGTTTGTCCTGCGTTCCAAATGGGCCTTTTCTCCAATCGAATCGATGACTTCATAGGTCCGCAATTCCTTTTCAGAAAGCGAATCTCTTCTTCGTTCCATCCAATAATTTTCATCTTTACTTGCAACATCCGGATCGTGACTTAAATCTACAAACCCGATGTTAGACTTTTTCTTTTCCGGATTTAAAACGACATTGGTAATGTAGGTATTGGCAATCCCGATGGCCTCCATTTTCTCTAATTGTATGGCTGGGAAATACATGATGGTGTTTAATTCTACCGGAAACCACTGTTGCTTCAATAAGAAATCATAGCGTTGTTGAATCTTAAGGCTAATGGTTTCATTACCCTGAACTATAGGCTCTGCAATCACATTGGCAATGGCGAATCCATTCGAAGAAATGGTCATTCTCCCTTTCATGCCGGAAAATTTTTTTCCTTTTTTCGGTCGAAAAGAAATTACCCACGAAGTATCGGTTTCAGAAAATATCGTGTCCTCAATAAGAAAAAAATAGCGCCTGGATGCATTGGCTGCAATGGGACCTTCATACTGTATGCCACCAAGTGATATAAACTCGTGATAAAAGGTGAAAGATTGCAACTCAGTGGCGAGTAAAGTAAATACAGGATTTTTAAATCCGCTGATGCGCGATGCATGTACTTCTTCAAATTGATGATTGGCGGAATAATAAAAACGATCCGTTGTCGATTCAGCAATGAACAAATGCTGCTGCTCAAAAAATGAAATGGCTTCACGGGTATTGGTGTCGAGTTCCGCAATTTTTTGCGGATTACGAATGTAAACCGAGTCCAAAGCCATGGTAACAATCATCTTATTGTAGGACGAATAACTAAAACTAGTTGAGCTTTCAGGGTCGTTCCTTTTTCGGTTCTTGTACACCTTTTCCATTATGGTGTCGGCCGGATTAATCCCTGGCAACACTTCTATTACATCAAGTTCAGTATCGTGCTTTTCTAGATAGATGATTTGCCGGTCAGCAGGATTTTGAATGGAAAATACACGGGTATGATAACCAATATAGGATAAGCGGATTTCCGTAATTGGCGATGTACTCCGTAAAACAAATTTCCCCTCTATGTCCGTAGCAGTTCCAACAGATCCATCAGTGGTAATGATATTCACAAATGCCAACGCTTCATGGGTTGAACCATCCATTACGGTTCCGCTGATAGAGTACTGACCGTATACGAATTGAAAATTAAATACCAGAAGGAAAAAACCGTAAAGCCATTTTAACATGAAACAAAAATAAGGGAATACCTGATACATCTTTCAATTTCGTATTTTTGAAAAATGCCACTGATTCGCGAAAATCTGAGAATCTTAAAAGTCATTCGATGGAAAAAAATCGCGAATGTGTTTCGTCTATGGGTTTCATTTCACCTGAGCCGAAGAAGGAACAATCACCATGTGAAGGCCATGCCAATGTCGCTTTCACTTGAGCCTACAACAGCATGTAATTTGGGTTGTCCTGAATGTCCCTCCGGATTAAAAATGTTTTCCAGACCAACTGGAAATCTTCGTTCCGAACTAAACCGAAAAATCATCGATGAACTATCTCCTTATTTAATCTATCTTAATTTTTATTTCCAGGGAGAACCCTTTATTCACCCTACATTTCTCGAATTAGTTAAATACGCCAAAAGCAAAAAAATCTTTACCGCTACTTCGAGTAACGGGCATTTTTTTTCAGAAGAAAAAGCGAAACAAACGGT contains:
- a CDS encoding DUF5686 and carboxypeptidase regulatory-like domain-containing protein, with the translated sequence MLKWLYGFFLLVFNFQFVYGQYSISGTVMDGSTHEALAFVNIITTDGSVGTATDIEGKFVLRSTSPITEIRLSYIGYHTRVFSIQNPADRQIIYLEKHDTELDVIEVLPGINPADTIMEKVYKNRKRNDPESSTSFSYSSYNKMIVTMALDSVYIRNPQKIAELDTNTREAISFFEQQHLFIAESTTDRFYYSANHQFEEVHASRISGFKNPVFTLLATELQSFTFYHEFISLGGIQYEGPIAANASRRYFFLIEDTIFSETDTSWVISFRPKKGKKFSGMKGRMTISSNGFAIANVIAEPIVQGNETISLKIQQRYDFLLKQQWFPVELNTIMYFPAIQLEKMEAIGIANTYITNVVLNPEKKKSNIGFVDLSHDPDVASKDENYWMERRRDSLSEKELRTYEVIDSIGEKAHLERRTNTLMYLLEGQWPIGKISLDLDKIIQFNDYEGFRAGLGVHTNSRLSRYFSIGAYGAYGFKDKSAKYGADLKLMLPERDIELKLSWQQDLAETGGVEYFGKKNSLTNEDLSDLFRNRMDSVQKTELIFGARIFKFFKSYTFANIQSRKSYSEYGIRSIYDQYSIYREAYNLAEAGIAVRFQFGEKFISSNGRLISKGSNFPVVWLKASFGSDQLAGGEIAYQKFDFRIEKRHRIARFGSISYRIDAGKIIGTSLPFSLMYNPRGTWREIRELNVFSGFGFEVMRTNEFLCSEYLAIHFRYDFPSLKIGKKFQPIPGIVSNAFMGLNHVPSIYLPQGVKSSENPYLESGILLNNLIRSGVSGIGIGAFYRYGAQSLPNGIDNWAFKLSFSFSLQ